In Rhododendron vialii isolate Sample 1 chromosome 9a, ASM3025357v1, the following are encoded in one genomic region:
- the LOC131300837 gene encoding transcription factor HHO3-like, protein MIGKIHHHPSAEEKTQICQEYIEALEEERRKIQVFQRELPLCLELVTQAIESCKQQLSGTTPECFQGQSECSEQTSSEIPVLEEFMPVRRNSSCDDDDDEVEEDEESEKPTKNYNYKSIDQSSKKSDWLKSVQLWNQTPDLPPIEESSPRKVSVIGVKRNGNGGAFHPFKKEKSGGTSTATNSPCSVPVAAGSSSTETAGGGGGGGNKEDKEGQSQRKARRCWSPELHRRFLNALQQLGGSHVATPKQIRELMKVDGLTNDEVKSHLQKYRLHTRRPTPSMHNDNNPQQPQFVVVGGIWVPPPEYAAVATATPTPLLSREESSVAAPKSIYAPIAAPPPPVPQTAKSRTPRQQCKQLDSDERASRSHDRDRGIRCNSLATSSSAHTSTASLAF, encoded by the exons ATGATCGGGAAAATTCACCACCACCCCAGCGCAGAAGAGAAAACCCAGATATGTCAAGAATACATCGAGGCTCTCGAAGAGGAGCGTCGCAAGATCCAGGTTTTCCAGCGGGAGCTTCCTCTTTGTCTAGAGCTCGTTACTCAAG cAATTGAGTCGTGCAAACAGCAGTTGTCTGGGACTACGCCGGAGTGTTTTCAAGGACAATCGGAATGTTCTGAGCAGACGTCGAGCGAAATACCAGTTTTGGAGGAATTCATGCCAGTTAGGAGGAACTCATCttgtgatgatgatgatgatgaagtagaagaagatgaggaatcTGAAAAACCCACAAAGAATTACAATTACAAGAGCATTGACCAATCGTCCAAGAAATCAGACTGGCTTAAATCTGTTCAGCTCTGGAATCAGACCCCAGATCTACCCCCCATAGAG GAATCATCCCCTAGAAAAGTGTCAGTAATAGGGGTGAAGAGAAATGGTAATGGTGGTGCTTTTCATCCTTTTAAGAAGGAGAAAAGTGGTGGGACTAGTACAGCTACTAATTCACCATGTTCGGTTCCGGTCGCCGCGGGGAGCTCCAGTACTGAAactgctggtggtggtggtggtggtggtaataaAGAAGATAAGGAAGGGCAGTCTCAGAGAAAGGCTAGAAGGTGCTGGTCCCCAGAGTTGCATAGGCGGTTCTTAAATGCCCTTCAACAGCTTGGTGGTTCTCACG TGGCAACGCCTAAGCAAATTAGGGAGTTAATGAAGGTTGATGGGCTTACGAATGATGAAGTCAAGAGCCATTTACAG aAGTATCGTTTGCATACAAGAAGACCAACTCCTTCAATGCACAACGACAACAATCCACAGCAACCCCAGTTTGTAGTGGTGGGGGGAATCTGGGTTCCGCCACCGGAATATGCAGCGGTGGCAACAGCCACCCCCACCCCATTATTATCACGGGAAGAATCAAGCGTCGCCGCCCCTAAAAGTATCTATGCCCCAATAgctgcaccaccaccacctgtTCCGCAGACAGCGAAATCTCGTACACCAAGGCAGCAATGTAAGCAATTGGATTCCGACGAGAGGGCTAGTCGGAGTCACGATCGGGACCGGGGAATCCGTTGTAATTCTTTGGCTACCTCCTCGTCCGCCCATACATCTACGGCCTCTCTGGCGTTCTAG